From Betaproteobacteria bacterium, a single genomic window includes:
- a CDS encoding phytoene/squalene synthase family protein — translation MTPEASDAAFQARMLDGVSRTFALTIPQLPSDLHPVVSNAYLLCRIIDTIEDEPALSAAAKREFSEQFVRAVSGAERAEHFAAALSPLLSNATLASERELVQETPRVLSITHRFTPAQRDALATCVRIMGEGMVWFQEEKNARGVANMAAMDRYCYHVAGVVGEMLTRLFCEHSAAIARHRDLLMPLAVSFGQGLQMTNILKDIWADFERGACWLPRSVFARAGFDLKDLAPSTYNPAFERGLMTLLAVAHGHLRNALHYTLLIPPEETGIRNFCLWAIGMAVLTLRKIRRHPGFSSGDEVKISRRSVKATVIASRLAAGHDRAVRMLFHLAASGLPLKEKGVD, via the coding sequence ATGACGCCCGAGGCGTCCGATGCTGCCTTTCAGGCACGCATGCTGGACGGGGTATCGCGCACGTTCGCGCTGACCATCCCGCAGCTGCCCTCCGATCTGCACCCGGTCGTGAGCAACGCGTATCTGCTTTGCCGCATCATCGACACGATCGAGGACGAACCTGCGCTCTCTGCGGCAGCGAAGCGGGAGTTCTCCGAGCAGTTCGTGCGCGCGGTGAGCGGCGCGGAGCGCGCAGAACACTTCGCGGCTGCGCTGTCGCCGCTGCTCTCCAACGCGACGCTCGCCAGCGAGCGCGAACTGGTGCAGGAAACACCGCGCGTGCTTTCCATCACGCATCGCTTCACGCCTGCGCAGCGCGACGCACTCGCCACCTGTGTGCGCATCATGGGCGAAGGCATGGTGTGGTTCCAGGAGGAAAAGAATGCCCGCGGCGTGGCGAACATGGCCGCGATGGACCGCTACTGCTACCACGTGGCAGGCGTGGTGGGCGAGATGCTGACGCGTCTTTTCTGCGAGCACTCTGCCGCCATCGCGCGGCACCGCGACCTGCTCATGCCCTTGGCAGTGTCATTCGGGCAGGGTCTGCAGATGACCAACATACTGAAGGACATCTGGGCCGATTTCGAACGCGGGGCGTGCTGGCTTCCGCGCAGCGTCTTCGCGCGAGCGGGCTTTGATCTGAAGGATCTTGCTCCCAGCACGTATAATCCCGCATTCGAACGTGGCCTCATGACGCTGCTGGCGGTTGCGCACGGGCACCTGCGCAACGCTCTCCATTACACGCTGCTCATCCCGCCGGAGGAGACAGGGATCCGCAACTTCTGCCTGTGGGCGATCGGCATGGCGGTGCTCACACTGCGCAAGATTCGCCGCCATCCCGGATTCTCGAGCGGGGACGAGGTGAAGATCTCGCGGCGCAGCGTCAAGGCGACCGTGATTGCGAGCCGGCTTGCGGCCGGTCACGATCGCGCGGTCAGGATGCTGTTTCATCTGGCGGCCAGCGGGCTGCCACTCAAGGAAAAGGGAGTCGATTGA
- the hpnH gene encoding adenosyl-hopene transferase HpnH has protein sequence MSVPLRQQLKVGYYILKKKLTGVDRYPLVLMLEPLFRCNLACAGCGKIAYPEEILNKRLSVAECLAAVDECGAPIVSIPGGEPLLHKEMPEIVRGIIARKKFVYLCTNALLLKKRMGDYTPSPYLTFSVHLDGDRERHDEMVCQTGVFDRAVEAIRLALDKGFRVSVNCTLFEGEAPERVAEFFDYVTGLGVEAITVSPGFSYERAPLQNVFLQRNATRRLFRDILRRGRGRGWRFNHSSLYMDFLAGNQSYQCTPWGNPTRNVFGWQKPCYLLVGEGYAPTFKALMEETAWDRYGSDRNPKCAQCMAHCGYEPTAVNDALAHPLKALGVAMRGPRTAGPMVDDGMQPLPSLDQPIPELKGSSAGS, from the coding sequence ATGAGCGTACCGTTGCGCCAGCAGCTCAAGGTCGGCTACTACATTCTCAAGAAGAAACTCACCGGTGTCGATCGTTACCCGCTGGTGCTGATGCTGGAACCCTTGTTCCGCTGCAATCTCGCCTGCGCCGGCTGCGGCAAGATCGCCTACCCGGAAGAGATCCTGAACAAGCGGTTGTCGGTGGCGGAATGTCTGGCCGCGGTGGACGAGTGCGGTGCGCCGATCGTTTCGATTCCGGGCGGCGAGCCGCTCCTGCACAAGGAGATGCCGGAGATCGTGCGCGGCATCATCGCGCGCAAGAAGTTCGTCTACCTCTGCACCAATGCGCTCCTGCTCAAGAAGCGCATGGGTGATTACACGCCGTCGCCCTATCTCACGTTCTCCGTGCACCTCGATGGCGACCGCGAGCGTCACGACGAAATGGTGTGTCAGACCGGGGTGTTCGATCGTGCGGTCGAGGCGATCCGGCTCGCGCTCGACAAGGGTTTCCGGGTGAGCGTGAACTGCACCCTGTTCGAGGGTGAGGCGCCCGAGCGCGTCGCCGAGTTCTTCGACTACGTGACCGGGCTGGGGGTGGAGGCGATCACCGTGTCGCCGGGCTTCAGCTACGAGCGCGCGCCGCTGCAGAACGTCTTCCTGCAGCGGAACGCGACGCGGCGCCTTTTCCGCGACATCCTGAGGCGCGGCCGCGGGCGTGGCTGGCGGTTCAACCATTCCAGCCTGTACATGGACTTTCTGGCGGGCAATCAGAGCTATCAGTGCACGCCCTGGGGCAATCCGACACGCAACGTCTTCGGCTGGCAGAAGCCGTGTTATCTCCTGGTGGGCGAGGGGTACGCGCCGACGTTCAAGGCGCTGATGGAAGAGACCGCCTGGGACCGCTACGGCTCCGACCGCAATCCGAAGTGCGCGCAGTGCATGGCGCATTGCGGCTACGAGCCGACCGCGGTGAACGATGCGCTGGCGCATCCGCTGAAGGCGCTCGGTGTCGCCATGCGCGGTCCGCGCACCGCAGGTCCGATGGTCGACGACGGTATGCAGCCCTTGCCGTCCCTCGATCAGCCGATACCCGAGCTCAAGGGTTCTTCCGCCGGCAGCTGA
- the sucC gene encoding ADP-forming succinate--CoA ligase subunit beta, translated as MKIHEYQAKEILRKYGVVTPRSVPCFTVDEAMAAAKTLGGPVWVVKAQIHAGGRGKGGGVKVAKSEAEVKQYASQILGMQLVTHQTGPAGQKVRRLLIEEGADIKKELYVGMVVDRVAQRVTLMASSEGGMDIEEVAAKTPEKIHKVAIDPVKGLTDAEADDVARKIGIPDASVPQARTVLQGLYRAFDETDASLAEINPLILTGDGRVVALDAKVNFDSNGLFRHPDILAMRDLDEEDPAEIEASKYDLSYISLDGNIGCMVNGAGLAMATMDTIKLYGAEPANFLDVGGGATTEKVTEAFKLMLANPKVKGILVNIFGGIMRCDTIADGIVTAARETHLAVPLVVRMKGTNEDIGKKILRDSGLPIISADNMADAAEKIVAAVSGK; from the coding sequence ATGAAGATCCACGAATATCAGGCGAAGGAAATCCTGAGAAAGTACGGCGTCGTTACGCCGCGCTCGGTGCCCTGCTTTACCGTCGACGAAGCGATGGCGGCGGCAAAAACGCTGGGTGGGCCGGTCTGGGTCGTGAAGGCGCAGATTCATGCGGGCGGCCGCGGCAAGGGAGGCGGCGTGAAGGTGGCGAAGTCGGAGGCCGAGGTCAAGCAGTACGCGAGTCAGATCCTCGGCATGCAGCTCGTCACGCATCAGACCGGCCCTGCCGGACAGAAGGTGCGGCGGCTTCTGATCGAGGAAGGTGCCGACATCAAGAAGGAGCTCTATGTCGGGATGGTGGTCGATCGCGTCGCGCAGCGCGTGACGCTGATGGCGAGCTCTGAAGGCGGCATGGACATCGAGGAAGTTGCCGCGAAGACGCCGGAAAAGATCCACAAGGTCGCGATCGACCCGGTGAAGGGGCTGACGGACGCTGAAGCCGACGACGTCGCGCGCAAGATCGGCATTCCGGACGCCAGCGTGCCGCAGGCGAGAACCGTGCTGCAGGGGCTCTATCGCGCATTCGACGAGACCGATGCATCGCTGGCCGAGATCAATCCGCTGATCCTGACCGGTGACGGCCGCGTGGTGGCGCTCGACGCCAAGGTGAACTTCGATTCGAACGGACTCTTCCGCCATCCCGACATTCTCGCGATGCGCGATCTCGACGAGGAGGATCCGGCGGAGATCGAGGCCTCGAAGTACGACCTCTCCTACATCTCGCTCGACGGCAACATCGGTTGCATGGTCAACGGCGCCGGCCTTGCGATGGCGACGATGGACACCATCAAGCTGTACGGTGCAGAGCCGGCGAACTTCCTCGACGTCGGCGGCGGCGCCACCACCGAGAAGGTCACCGAAGCCTTCAAGCTGATGCTCGCAAACCCCAAGGTGAAGGGCATTCTCGTCAACATCTTCGGCGGCATCATGCGTTGCGACACCATCGCCGACGGCATCGTCACCGCCGCGCGGGAGACCCATCTTGCGGTTCCGCTGGTGGTGCGCATGAAGGGGACCAACGAGGACATCGGCAAGAAGATCCTGCGCGATTCGGGACTGCCGATCATCTCTGCAGACAATATGGCAGACGCCGCCGAGAAGATTGTTGCGGCCGTTTCGGGCAAGTAG